The Candidatus Hydrogenedentota bacterium genome segment CGCCCCAGGACAAAGCAGTAACTGACCAGCAGAGGCCGGTTTCAGGCGAAAGATTGGAAAATGTAGCGTGGAGACCGCTCACTACCTTCGTCTGGGCATCTTTGCCGTCCAGCGAACGCGCGACTTGGATCCGGTACTTTCGCGCGTGTGCGCTGGGGGTCCACGTGAGTGTAACGGACGTATCGAAGGGCCCGGCTTTCACCTCGGCTTCGCCAAGTTGAAACGCACCCGGCATCACGAGTCCATCGGGCTTGGGAAGCGAGGCGTCTTGAAGAAAGATCAAGTCGCTTGAGTAACGTTGCTGCAATCCAATTGCGAGGCCAGCCTGCATCAAGTCTGCCCCGGTGTGTTCGCCCACGGGGACTGAACCATCCTCGCACCAGACGCGATACATTCCTGCCGGTTCGAGCCCTTTGAGACGAACGGTCTGCTGCGAATCGTCCGAGTCAGGACGAAAGATGTACAGCGTGCCGCGCTTGAGGTTCGGAGACCAGTAGAACATACCATCCCAATGAACCCCGTCGGGCCGAGGAAGGATGTGGTGGACTTGGGCGTCTTTGAGCATTGGCCGCACCCAGTCTTTGTAGATCTGCGCATCACTCCTGGCGGAATCCTTCTCCTCATCGGTCCAGATACGCGTGTTTGTTGGATCAATCTGCCATGCGCCCATCATGGCGCTTCGCCACAGATAGGAACCAGGGTCATCGCCAGGAACATGGTAGTTACGTTCGTAGGTGTAGGCCTGTAAAATCATCGGCGGAATCGCGAATGTGGAATCGTAGATGCTCTGGCGATCCGGTAGATTCGAGAGGGTGTCCGTAGTGACCGTGTAGTGGGTGCGTTGGATGATGCCGAAATCCTTGATGTGCCCGCCGCCGGAACAATTCTCAAGGATGATGCGGGGATAGGCTGCGCGCAGTTTCTCCTGGACGTCGTAGTAGCCCATCGTGGCCCAATAGCTCGCGTCCACACCGTAACGATGCCGGTGTGTGGTCTTGTTGCACTGCGTGACGATAGGCCCGCAATCGTGCTTGAGATAATCGAGCTTGTGATTCGACACCAACCACTGCGTCTTCTCAGTTTCCCATTGCTTCGCTTCCGGGCATGCCAAACACACGCGGCCGCCATAGAATGGACCGGGCTGCCAATCGGGATTGAAATCGGAGTCGAACCAATCGGGATGACCCACAGGTCCGCGAACACTGAGTGCGCCGGCATCTTCTGAGACACCGCCGTTGGTCCAGGCGCACCACAGCGCCAGGCGCATGCCCGAGTTGTGGACGAACTGTTCGATGGGCGCGATTCCGTTTGGAAAACGCGCCGGGTCCCAGCGCCAGTCGCCGCACGCGGGAAACCACATGGCGTCGGGCATGAATGCCTCAAAACCGATGTCGCGACAGAACTCCGCACTCCGCAAGACGTCGGCCTCCTTTGCCGTTGGGCCACCGGCATCCAGATAAAGGTTGTAGGCAAGAATCGGATCGGGGATGTCGTCTGGAAGCTTTGGACGCAGGTATCTGAGTATCCACTGGTGCAACGAATACGAACCGTCGTCGATGTCGCCGGTGTAGCACCCCACGAATGCGGGCGGAACTTGAAAGACCTCGCCGGGTTCGATGTCCGTCCTAAATTCGGGAAGAAGGCCAATGGATAGATTCATGGCCGCGCCGTCACCAGACTTCGCTGCAATGCGGCCAAGCCCGGAGAATTCCCAGCCCACGTACAGACCGCAGTTGTTCTTCGATTGCACGGCCAGCCACGGCACTGGGCTTGCGCCGTCGTCGCAGTTGCTTATAAGTGTAAGGTCAAGTTGCGATCGGACGGGTTCGATGACGGTGCCGCCTTGAGTGGAGGCATTCCCGCCGCCGCGCTTAATCCAACGCACTTCGGCCTCTCCGTTTGGCCTAAGGCCCGATAACGTCAGACTGTCTTGATGCAAAATGGAGACAATACCGCTGCTTTGATTCTCAAGAGTGATCCATTGCTCGACAGGTCCCCTCCCCTGCCGCGCACGCCAGCACGATTTGAGTTGCAGTTTGGGACTGTCATTATGGAAGGTTAGGACAACCGTAGCGTCTTCTGCGGACACGGCCCCATCCACGAATCGCCAATGCAGAGCAGTCTCGGAGCCATTCGCCCACGCTGATGACATCAAGGGGACATCTGACAAGCTCTCGATCCAGATGTTCTTTCCAGCGGTATCCTCAAGCCTGTAGACCACAGGACGGTCTGCCTCAACGCCGAAAGTGATACGCGTGTCATCGGTTGCCAACGTCCACCGATCGGGTGGTTGCAGAACGAATTCAAAGGGCGTATCTCGATCTGCTTCCAAAACGCCATCCTTCACAGACAAAGGTGCGACTTGGAGAACAGATCGGTGCTTGTCGGGTTCTACATGCTGTTTACCGTAGGGGTGAGTGAAGTAGACAATGTACGCCTGCTCACCCTGAACCCATACATCCACGTGCTGCGCGACTCCGCCGTCGTCTCGGCGTTGACCAGGTTCACGCATAAATGGGCCAACATATGTCCAGGTGTCCGCGTCCTTTGAGCGGTAAAGACTCAGGCCAAAAGCATCCGTGATCATCCAATAGACGCCATTCCAGAGAAAGACATTCGGAGCCTCGCCCGAGCGATCGGTGATGACCGGTCCCTTCACCGTCCACGTTAAAAGGTCCGGACTGTCCGCAGCGTAGATATGCGAATTATCGGCTTCGTCCTTGTACCACATGCGCCACGTACCGTCGGGCAGGCGGTAGACGCAGGGGTCGATTACGTTGTCGCTGGACAATGCGAGTTGAGAAACAAACTTCCAGTCAGCGAGGTTGGCACTCGTGTAGTGGACGATATGGCGTTGACCGGACCAATCATCGTGCAAACCGCGAATATAACTGACAAACATGTGATACTGTCCGTCGTGCCATAAGACCTCCGGCGCCCAAAAGGTATTGCGCCCTTCTTCGAAGTTGAGACCTTTCGCGATGCCGCCGTAGGTCCACGACGCGCCGGCGTCCTTCGATACGGCGATGCCGATGTCGGTGCCATGACACCAGCGAACGCCGGGTTCGTCTTTTTGGTTGGCGCGCCGCGCCGTATAGAAGATCCACCAGGAACCTTCGGCGCGGTTCCAAACGATGGTTGGATCGGCCGCGCCGTCGAACACGGGATCGACGAATAACGGCGCGGGTGCCGGGTGCGAGACGGGCGTTGGCAGCGCACTCGAGCTCTGTGCCCAAGCTGGATCGAGTAACAAAGCGAAGAGTAACAGCAGCGCCGATACGAATCGTCCACAAATGGTAGTGTTCAAGGCAGCGTCCCCCAGTGGTATCGACTGATTGTACCCGGTCCAGATCGTAAAGGCTTGGATGAGTCTCTGCAAGAACGCCGCCTTTACAGTGGGCCGCTCCCGGACAGCAAGTCAGAAGTTT includes the following:
- a CDS encoding NPCBM/NEW2 domain-containing protein; this encodes MNTTICGRFVSALLLLFALLLDPAWAQSSSALPTPVSHPAPAPLFVDPVFDGAADPTIVWNRAEGSWWIFYTARRANQKDEPGVRWCHGTDIGIAVSKDAGASWTYGGIAKGLNFEEGRNTFWAPEVLWHDGQYHMFVSYIRGLHDDWSGQRHIVHYTSANLADWKFVSQLALSSDNVIDPCVYRLPDGTWRMWYKDEADNSHIYAADSPDLLTWTVKGPVITDRSGEAPNVFLWNGVYWMITDAFGLSLYRSKDADTWTYVGPFMREPGQRRDDGGVAQHVDVWVQGEQAYIVYFTHPYGKQHVEPDKHRSVLQVAPLSVKDGVLEADRDTPFEFVLQPPDRWTLATDDTRITFGVEADRPVVYRLEDTAGKNIWIESLSDVPLMSSAWANGSETALHWRFVDGAVSAEDATVVLTFHNDSPKLQLKSCWRARQGRGPVEQWITLENQSSGIVSILHQDSLTLSGLRPNGEAEVRWIKRGGGNASTQGGTVIEPVRSQLDLTLISNCDDGASPVPWLAVQSKNNCGLYVGWEFSGLGRIAAKSGDGAAMNLSIGLLPEFRTDIEPGEVFQVPPAFVGCYTGDIDDGSYSLHQWILRYLRPKLPDDIPDPILAYNLYLDAGGPTAKEADVLRSAEFCRDIGFEAFMPDAMWFPACGDWRWDPARFPNGIAPIEQFVHNSGMRLALWCAWTNGGVSEDAGALSVRGPVGHPDWFDSDFNPDWQPGPFYGGRVCLACPEAKQWETEKTQWLVSNHKLDYLKHDCGPIVTQCNKTTHRHRYGVDASYWATMGYYDVQEKLRAAYPRIILENCSGGGHIKDFGIIQRTHYTVTTDTLSNLPDRQSIYDSTFAIPPMILQAYTYERNYHVPGDDPGSYLWRSAMMGAWQIDPTNTRIWTDEEKDSARSDAQIYKDWVRPMLKDAQVHHILPRPDGVHWDGMFYWSPNLKRGTLYIFRPDSDDSQQTVRLKGLEPAGMYRVWCEDGSVPVGEHTGADLMQAGLAIGLQQRYSSDLIFLQDASLPKPDGLVMPGAFQLGEAEVKAGPFDTSVTLTWTPSAHARKYRIQVARSLDGKDAQTKVVSGLHATFSNLSPETGLCWSVTALSWGGRRNHDGPLGEFVTPKLEALDGISFVSDMEWLQATAGAGNEVHRDTNYSGGEIHIAGTAYPKSIWMHAFDDTTPADLVVSTAGKDFSIFVADVGVEDSGGSGSVQFQVLADGAVMAESSVLRSGQSHHFEVDVKGAREVTLRVLNGGDGFSCDHSAWGNARFVKAGSTDPLGFPSSKS